The window CCCCAATGCGCGATGGATGGACAAATTGGTAACCCCACCGGTGTATCGTCCCTGCCAACTTAAAACACCACCTACGGTAGCCCAAACCAAAACCCACAGCCACTCTAAGGGTTCAGGCCAACTCTTGAGCAGAGAACGACCTTCAACAGCGGCGCTGAGTACCTGACTGGTGATATTAGCATGAATTTCTACCCCAGCCATGCGCTCTGGGCTGCTGAGCAGAGTGCTACTGTAAGGGGTAAAGTATAAATCGGGGAAAGTCTCACTCACTCCACCAATTAAAATGATGCGATCGCGCCCCCAATCCTTCGGCACCTTATCGTTGAGAATATCTCTCATCGGGACAATGGTGAAGCGATTGCTCGGTCCCCGGTAATTCAACAATACCTGGTAGCCTCCATCATCTGCTCGGATATATCCCCCATCATGGGATTGAAAGCGCTCAAAAGTTGTTTTACCCAACCGCCAATTGGTTGTTTCTGGAATTTCTTGGATCTGGATGCCTTCCTTCTCCAGATACAGCAACGCCAAATACATACCCAAACTGGGCATCATTTCCCCTTGTGGAGTCTGTACAAATAACAAATCACGCCGTATTTTGTTATCAGCATCCACGATCAAATCATTAGAACCCACTTGTCCTTTCGCTTTGAGTACGGGGGGAGGTGCCACTGCCTCTCGGCTGCTATTTCCTACTACCTTTTGAATTCCAATGAGATTCGGGGTAGATTTAAACACCTGAACTAATTTCTTATGACCCGGTTCTACAGGTAAATCGCGATAAATGTCCAACCCGATAGCTCTCGGCTGCATCGCTTTGAGTTTTTCTAATAATCGCGCATACACTTCATCGGGAATAATGGGTTGTCCAATGGCTCGGATATCGGCTTCATCAATACCGACAATCACAATTCGCTCGTCTTTTGATTCAAGGGGACGCAGCCGAAAATACTGATCATAAGCAGTCCACTCCCAAGGCTGTAAAAGGCCCAGCATTCGCAGGAGAATCACTAATCCTGCCGTCGTGGGAGCCGTAATCCACACCCCGCGCCAATTCCAAAGCAACCGCTTGAATCGTTCTTTCATAAGATTGTGTTCAAAATTGAACAGTAAGGATGAAGTAAAGCCAGAAGTTAAAGTATGAAGTATGAAACAATTTTCGGGTTCATTTTGTATCTTCTATCCTTCATCCTTTTTGTTCAGTTAAGTAGGTAGGTACAAATAAGCGCAGGTATGTGAACAAATGTTAAGAGCTTAAAACCCTTATTCCTTCTGCCTACTCCTGGGGAGAACGCTGCGCGAACTGCCTTCTGCCTTGCCTCAACGACAAATATGCCAACCTACTTATCGACTCTACAGCACTCAATCAGTGGTGCATTCGCGATTTCTTTTAGCTCCACTGACTCTAACAGTTCTTTCCAAGCCGCATTAATATTGCGATCGCTCGGACGATCATGGCGTAATTGAGCCAGAATACTGATAGTTTCTTGCCAAATTCCCGCTTCTGCATAAATCTCTGCCTGCTGTAGAGGTTGTCTGGCGGCGGCTAACTGAGCTTTTTGTGTTGCAGTGAGGGCAGTACGCTTGATCTTCCCTCCCACCGACCGATTCTGTTCTTCATTTTCCGGACTCTGATCGAGCGCTAATGTCCAATCGTATTCTTGACCCATTTTCAACTCTACAGTTCTGGGAAGGCTAAGCTTCACCACACCCGGAATACCTTCGAGTGCCACCTTGGTTTGGTAAACAAGCTGTCCCTCAGGGTCATAAACCACAAAATCTGCGG of the Allocoleopsis franciscana PCC 7113 genome contains:
- a CDS encoding DUF928 domain-containing protein, translating into MSGVSLSSHLTVLSPQNNIVTTVSDQPTLYWYIPKTEAKSADFVVYDPEGQLVYQTKVALEGIPGVVKLSLPRTVELKMGQEYDWTLALDQSPENEEQNRSVGGKIKRTALTATQKAQLAAARQPLQQAEIYAEAGIWQETISILAQLRHDRPSDRNINAAWKELLESVELKEIANAPLIECCRVDK